One window of Thermocoleostomius sinensis A174 genomic DNA carries:
- a CDS encoding AAA family ATPase: MEILSVTLKNFKSHSDRHFLFRPGTNAICGENGAGKTSILEAIAWTLFNYRGAYKNEDLIRNGAGSAQAIIEFVSSRDGRTYAVKRCTTTGYTIYDPQLGESLEYKRIDDEVMPWLRQHLGVAPGTDLGRLFANTIGVPQGTFTADFLQPPENRKKIFDAVLKVEEYRQANQQMLSLEKYAKVEVETLERALAQYDERLQEQAPLQHEHWSLSQEILHDEVQLQQLQVTLMSLQAEREQLTLQAQQVQQQQLQLQQLTLQRESKQQAIELLKQSVQRSEQAIQICTTHRESYQTYLHVEEHLQQLDQQVRQRQALFQTRDKLQKLANDQQTKLTRLQLQLETIANASVQIEQLQPLIQQQEALEQQQSAIVEQLNQLQAYKLEQQTISRQLTKLQSDYVTIEAAIEQTQALQAIVEQIPALEQKRDRLQEQLSRIEAAKQFETELRQLVTEGEAKRDRHQLDAESALATLREVQQFVPLLATAPIEAALMAIGSGVTLNTELLNALWRILADLSEQVSIAKLQQQFRQTKTELEAAYQQKTAWMTLEAKQTQRMQLHEEITHLQTRLTQIKDQLAIEPQWQQQRQQLVNELKQLEDPRSRCQILQRQIQQQAALNSQYAACHAQLANTQEQLLSLDTQLAEFADLDDHIEQQKQARQLHHANYLTYVQHRNDANQHAHLKAEYQAAIAELQQLDAAHQTLQAEYNQFMQTFDPQQAMTVEATYAELRSQADRIQGGLPQQRKRLMDLEQRLQQLQTVAEKRDRCQQDLTQKKRTQKFITFARKAYKEAGPRITERYLQSIRREADRLFRELLNRPNVALEWTKEYEILVQEGGHTRRFVNLSGGEQMCAALAVRLALLRVLADVDIAFFDEPTTNMDRPRRESLADAIANIKSFRQLFVISHDDTFEKVTENVILVQREL, from the coding sequence ATGGAAATCCTTTCGGTGACGTTGAAAAACTTTAAGTCTCATAGCGATCGTCACTTTTTGTTTCGACCAGGAACCAATGCCATCTGTGGAGAGAATGGCGCAGGAAAAACCAGCATATTAGAAGCGATCGCCTGGACGCTATTCAATTACCGAGGAGCATACAAAAATGAGGATTTGATTCGCAATGGAGCCGGGAGTGCGCAAGCCATTATCGAGTTTGTGTCGAGTCGAGATGGCCGCACCTATGCTGTTAAGCGCTGCACCACCACGGGGTACACCATTTACGATCCGCAATTGGGCGAAAGTCTAGAGTATAAGCGCATTGATGATGAAGTGATGCCTTGGCTGCGGCAACACCTAGGCGTAGCTCCAGGTACCGATTTAGGGCGCTTATTCGCGAATACAATCGGCGTTCCACAAGGTACATTTACGGCTGATTTTTTGCAACCACCGGAGAATCGCAAGAAGATTTTTGATGCTGTTTTGAAAGTGGAGGAGTATCGACAGGCGAATCAGCAAATGTTATCGCTGGAAAAATATGCCAAGGTCGAAGTGGAAACCTTAGAACGAGCACTGGCTCAATACGATGAACGACTGCAAGAACAAGCCCCACTACAGCACGAACATTGGTCATTGAGCCAAGAGATTCTACATGATGAAGTTCAGTTACAACAGTTACAAGTAACCCTGATGTCCTTGCAAGCGGAACGAGAACAACTAACGCTGCAAGCTCAGCAAGTACAACAACAGCAATTACAGTTACAACAACTGACCCTACAGAGAGAAAGCAAACAGCAAGCGATCGAGTTACTGAAACAATCAGTGCAGCGATCGGAACAAGCAATACAAATTTGCACAACCCATCGTGAAAGCTATCAAACCTATCTGCACGTTGAAGAGCATTTACAACAACTTGATCAACAGGTGCGACAACGACAAGCATTGTTTCAAACACGAGACAAATTACAAAAGCTGGCAAATGATCAACAAACGAAACTGACTCGGCTACAGCTGCAACTGGAAACAATCGCCAATGCCTCAGTGCAAATTGAGCAGCTACAGCCACTGATTCAGCAACAAGAAGCACTGGAACAACAACAGTCGGCGATCGTGGAACAATTGAACCAACTTCAAGCTTACAAACTAGAGCAACAAACAATCTCGCGACAGTTGACCAAGCTTCAGTCAGATTACGTCACTATTGAGGCCGCCATTGAGCAAACTCAAGCACTGCAAGCGATAGTTGAGCAAATTCCAGCCTTGGAACAAAAGCGCGATCGACTCCAGGAACAACTGAGCCGTATCGAGGCCGCTAAACAGTTTGAAACAGAATTACGACAATTGGTGACAGAAGGGGAAGCCAAACGCGATCGCCATCAACTAGATGCAGAGAGTGCTTTAGCAACCCTACGAGAGGTGCAGCAGTTTGTCCCCCTACTAGCAACTGCCCCTATAGAAGCAGCATTAATGGCGATCGGTTCTGGTGTTACGTTAAATACCGAACTGCTGAACGCACTGTGGCGAATTTTGGCGGATTTGTCTGAACAAGTGTCGATCGCCAAACTACAACAGCAGTTTCGTCAAACCAAAACTGAACTAGAGGCGGCTTACCAACAAAAAACGGCATGGATGACGCTGGAAGCAAAACAGACTCAGCGAATGCAATTGCATGAAGAAATAACACACTTGCAAACTCGTCTGACCCAAATTAAAGACCAGTTGGCGATCGAACCGCAGTGGCAACAACAACGCCAACAGTTGGTCAATGAATTGAAACAGTTGGAAGATCCCCGCAGTCGCTGTCAAATCCTACAACGTCAGATTCAACAGCAAGCCGCGCTGAATAGCCAATATGCTGCTTGTCATGCCCAACTTGCTAACACACAAGAGCAACTCCTGAGCTTAGATACTCAACTAGCTGAGTTTGCCGATCTAGACGATCACATCGAGCAGCAGAAGCAAGCCAGACAGTTGCACCACGCCAACTATCTTACCTATGTGCAGCACCGCAACGATGCCAATCAACACGCTCATCTGAAAGCAGAGTATCAGGCGGCGATCGCCGAGCTTCAGCAATTGGACGCGGCTCATCAAACCTTGCAGGCAGAATATAACCAGTTCATGCAAACGTTTGATCCACAACAAGCCATGACTGTTGAAGCAACCTATGCAGAACTACGCAGCCAGGCCGATCGCATTCAAGGCGGATTACCCCAGCAGCGCAAACGGTTAATGGATTTAGAGCAGCGGCTGCAACAGCTTCAAACAGTTGCCGAAAAGCGCGATCGTTGTCAACAAGATCTGACCCAAAAGAAACGCACTCAGAAATTCATCACTTTTGCCCGCAAAGCCTACAAGGAAGCAGGACCTCGCATTACAGAACGCTATTTGCAAAGCATTCGTCGCGAAGCCGATCGCCTATTTCGCGAACTGTTGAACCGCCCCAACGTGGCGTTGGAATGGACAAAAGAGTATGAAATCTTAGTGCAAGAGGGTGGACACACTCGGCGCTTTGTGAATCTCTCGGGTGGTGAACAGATGTGTGCCGCATTAGCGGTGCGTTTGGCTTTGCTGCGGGTCCTGGCCGATGTGGACATTGCCTTCTTCGATGAACCTACCACCAATATGGACCGTCCACGTCGAGAAAGCTTGGCAGATGCGATCGCCAACATCAAGTCCTTTCGCCAACTGTTTGTCATTAGTCACGATGACACCTTTGAGAAAGTCACAGAAAACGTGATTTTGGTGCAGCGCGAGTTGTAA
- a CDS encoding sensor domain-containing diguanylate cyclase, giving the protein MKSRWKQIYPWIKSAVLNLDSIDHFLRQMVEKIAAVYEADCLLWTGVEWGVTDALRVYGTPKAICQCASELDFVCTPIDRLSDATDDIEDRARNLDLSQTVHQFHPQSLPSWLLEQQRTPQLRQLDTGDLVIPVTSRVPSPKTAEDMALMANPLQFVLQLNRSAPQGTPDAIHSHIFSAASTAAPNCLIQGWTVEELESIDVLCSQIGLAYSALYWRQRLEQSRQQAALLGRISRLLNSTLNPDEIVDRIVAELGYELQCDRSILVYLRHQPVSILATWDHPERDLMPLEPEQLDREDWQAAIELFLQDGASYLQLSVNEPDFNPLQRWLQASRVQSVLLVPLFIQAEFFGAVALLSYYDHRYYLLDELQMVRQVADQAAIALTNAQHYQRLWLKKEDLQQQNSTLQQEAARDELTQLLNRRALERELNQLSTRTLWTVQATFSIIVCDIDYFKQVNDAHGHLIGDVVLQSLAQRLQSQLRRGTLAYRYGGEEFVIVLADTSLNQATDVGERLRQAICSAPVPTQVGPIEVTASFGVAQQDVLRDHSAWEVFNRADRALYEAKRLGRDRVYALS; this is encoded by the coding sequence ATGAAATCACGCTGGAAGCAAATTTATCCCTGGATTAAATCGGCTGTTTTGAATCTAGACTCGATTGATCATTTTTTGAGGCAAATGGTCGAGAAAATTGCTGCTGTTTATGAAGCTGACTGCTTGCTGTGGACGGGGGTGGAATGGGGAGTCACAGACGCGTTACGAGTCTATGGAACCCCGAAGGCTATCTGTCAGTGTGCCAGTGAGTTGGATTTTGTCTGTACGCCAATCGATCGCTTGTCCGACGCAACCGATGATATCGAGGATCGCGCTCGAAACCTAGACTTGTCTCAAACCGTTCATCAATTTCATCCCCAATCATTGCCCTCGTGGTTACTCGAGCAACAGCGAACCCCACAATTGCGGCAACTAGACACGGGGGATTTGGTGATTCCTGTCACTAGCCGAGTCCCATCTCCCAAAACCGCCGAAGACATGGCACTGATGGCAAATCCGCTGCAATTTGTCTTGCAGTTAAACCGCTCTGCTCCTCAAGGAACCCCCGATGCGATCCATTCTCATATATTTTCTGCTGCCTCTACTGCTGCCCCGAATTGCCTCATCCAAGGCTGGACGGTGGAAGAACTTGAATCGATCGACGTGCTTTGCAGTCAAATTGGGCTAGCTTACAGTGCGTTATATTGGCGGCAACGGTTGGAACAATCTCGCCAACAGGCGGCATTGCTGGGGCGAATCTCGCGGCTGCTTAACTCTACCCTCAACCCCGACGAAATTGTCGATCGAATTGTCGCTGAATTGGGCTATGAGCTTCAGTGCGATCGATCGATTTTGGTCTACTTACGCCATCAGCCTGTCAGCATTTTAGCCACGTGGGATCATCCCGAACGGGATCTGATGCCCTTGGAACCAGAACAACTCGATCGAGAAGATTGGCAAGCTGCCATTGAGCTATTTTTGCAAGATGGTGCTTCCTATTTGCAACTAAGCGTTAATGAGCCAGACTTCAATCCATTGCAGCGCTGGCTACAAGCAAGTCGTGTTCAATCCGTTTTATTGGTACCCCTATTCATTCAAGCAGAGTTCTTTGGGGCTGTGGCGCTCTTGTCCTATTATGACCATCGTTATTACCTGCTCGATGAGTTGCAGATGGTGCGACAAGTGGCAGATCAAGCGGCGATTGCGCTGACCAATGCGCAACATTATCAGCGGCTGTGGTTAAAAAAAGAAGACCTGCAACAGCAAAACAGTACGCTGCAACAAGAAGCCGCTCGTGACGAATTAACCCAACTGCTGAACCGACGAGCCTTGGAGCGAGAACTGAATCAACTGAGCACTCGAACCCTTTGGACGGTGCAAGCCACCTTCAGCATCATCGTGTGTGATATTGATTATTTCAAGCAGGTGAACGATGCCCATGGTCACTTAATTGGGGATGTCGTTCTTCAGTCCCTAGCGCAACGGCTGCAAAGTCAATTGCGACGCGGTACTCTGGCCTATCGTTACGGCGGCGAGGAATTTGTGATTGTGCTGGCAGACACTTCTCTCAACCAAGCCACTGATGTTGGTGAGCGGCTACGGCAAGCGATTTGCTCGGCTCCGGTCCCTACTCAAGTTGGTCCGATCGAAGTAACCGCGAGCTTTGGGGTAGCTCAACAAGACGTTCTGCGCGATCACTCCGCATGGGAGGTATTCAATCGAGCCGATCGAGCCTTGTATGAAGCCAAACGTCTAGGACGCGATCGGGTGTATGCATTGAGTTAA
- a CDS encoding peroxiredoxin — protein MALQLGDTVPNFTQQSSEGEINFYDWAGDSWVVFFSHPADYTPVCTTELGEVAKLKSEFEKRNAKVIALSVDDADSHKGWINDINETQNTTVNYPIIADADKSVSEAYGMIHPNANAKVTVRTVFVIDPDKKLRLTITYPPSTGRNFEEILRVIDSLQLTDNYSVATPVNWKEGEDVVVVPSISTEEAKQKFPKGVTEVKPYLRMTPQPNK, from the coding sequence ATGGCATTGCAACTTGGTGATACCGTTCCCAACTTTACTCAACAGTCCAGTGAAGGGGAAATTAATTTCTACGATTGGGCTGGCGATAGCTGGGTGGTCTTTTTCTCACACCCGGCTGATTATACGCCCGTTTGCACCACAGAACTTGGCGAAGTGGCAAAACTTAAGTCCGAGTTTGAAAAGCGCAACGCCAAAGTGATTGCTCTCAGTGTGGATGATGCAGATTCGCACAAAGGCTGGATCAATGACATCAACGAAACACAGAACACAACTGTTAACTATCCCATCATTGCCGATGCAGACAAATCGGTGTCTGAAGCGTATGGCATGATTCACCCTAATGCCAATGCCAAGGTGACAGTCCGCACCGTGTTTGTCATTGATCCGGATAAAAAGCTGCGGTTGACGATTACCTATCCTCCCAGCACCGGACGCAATTTTGAAGAAATTTTGCGGGTGATCGATTCGCTGCAACTGACCGACAACTACAGCGTGGCGACGCCTGTGAACTGGAAAGAAGGAGAGGATGTAGTGGTTGTGCCGTCAATTTCTACGGAAGAAGCGAAGCAGAAATTCCCTAAAGGGGTAACAGAAGTGAAGCCGTATCTACGGATGACACCGCAGCCCAATAAGTAA
- a CDS encoding DMT family transporter, with the protein MTLHRSSGEWRLGLVLALITVLLWGVLPIPLKVVLQAADVYTVTWFRFLLSFGLLTVYLGIRQQLPSWQTLRSLRLDLLTIATVSLAVNYLFFLKGLNATSPSNAQVIIQLAPVLMGMGGLFVFKERYHLRQWLGLSVLAFGMTLFFNDQLQVLAGASAAYLLGSFWLLLAAIVWAAYALAQKQLLQQLSSPGIMWLIYGGSALLFTPLAAPTALFNLTGFQWTMLIFSAFNTLLAYGAFAEALDRWDASRVSAVLSLTPIITMGAVFMISGLFPAMLTADAMTWLGLMGAMLVVSGSASIALGK; encoded by the coding sequence ATGACATTACATCGCAGTTCCGGTGAATGGCGCTTGGGACTTGTTCTGGCGCTGATTACAGTTTTGTTATGGGGAGTGTTGCCGATTCCGTTGAAGGTGGTTTTGCAAGCCGCTGATGTCTACACAGTTACTTGGTTTCGGTTTCTGTTGTCGTTTGGGTTATTGACGGTTTATCTGGGGATAAGGCAGCAATTACCCAGTTGGCAAACGTTGCGATCGCTCCGGTTAGATTTGCTTACCATCGCCACGGTCTCTCTAGCGGTGAACTACCTGTTTTTTCTGAAAGGATTGAATGCGACTTCACCTAGCAATGCTCAAGTGATTATTCAACTTGCGCCTGTGCTAATGGGGATGGGCGGGTTATTTGTGTTTAAGGAACGATATCACCTGCGGCAATGGCTGGGGCTAAGCGTGCTAGCGTTTGGGATGACGCTATTTTTTAACGATCAGTTGCAAGTGCTGGCAGGAGCGTCGGCGGCTTATCTGCTGGGCAGTTTTTGGCTATTGCTAGCGGCGATTGTTTGGGCAGCCTATGCTTTGGCCCAAAAGCAACTGCTGCAACAGTTGAGTTCGCCTGGGATCATGTGGTTAATTTATGGCGGTAGTGCTCTCTTGTTCACACCTTTAGCCGCACCAACGGCTCTCTTCAACTTGACAGGGTTTCAGTGGACAATGTTAATTTTCAGCGCCTTCAACACGCTGCTGGCCTATGGAGCGTTTGCCGAAGCCCTCGATCGTTGGGATGCTTCTAGGGTCAGTGCGGTGTTGTCCTTGACGCCAATCATTACAATGGGAGCCGTATTCATGATTTCAGGGCTATTTCCAGCCATGTTAACGGCGGATGCAATGACTTGGCTTGGTCTGATGGGCGCGATGCTCGTTGTATCTGGGTCTGCCAGCATTGCTCTGGGGAAATAG
- a CDS encoding cupin domain-containing protein: MLVQKLNQCPEFVAGDATLLRELLHPDKQPIALRYSLAHAIVLPGQTSKLHALKTSEVYYILSGSGEMRIDAETQPVEAGDAIYIPPNAQQSIHNSGTEPLVFLCIVDPAWRAEDETIFAD; encoded by the coding sequence ATGCTTGTGCAAAAACTCAATCAATGTCCTGAATTCGTGGCGGGTGATGCAACACTGTTACGCGAATTGCTGCACCCCGACAAACAACCGATCGCCCTACGCTACAGCCTTGCCCATGCGATCGTCTTGCCTGGGCAGACCTCAAAACTCCATGCACTGAAAACCTCGGAAGTATACTACATCCTGAGCGGTAGTGGTGAAATGCGCATTGACGCTGAGACCCAACCCGTAGAGGCTGGCGATGCCATTTACATTCCACCCAATGCTCAACAATCCATTCACAACTCAGGAACAGAGCCGCTAGTTTTTCTCTGTATTGTCGATCCGGCTTGGCGGGCAGAAGATGAAACGATCTTTGCCGATTGA
- a CDS encoding ammonium transporter, with amino-acid sequence MSKKLDFRRKRLRSQTEPLLAIGSGSLPNVNGAFQTLKRILPQLSASWLACVPLTALIVGAWSLAASAQEEPLTPESVQATLDNIWVLVAAILVIFMNAGFGMLETGFCRQKNAVNVLSKNLIVFALATIAYWAIGYSLMFGAQGNGFFGAGGWFLTGDSATYGLEESTLTVPVYFLFQAAFAGTAATIVSGAVAERIKFIDFLIFSLLITGISYPISGHWVWGGGMLSEIGFLGGTGFSDFAGSTVVHSVGGWAALMGAAILGPRIGKYTNGQLSALPGHNMSIATLGCLILWIGWFGFNPGSELAANEAVPYIAVTTNLAAAAGGISATITSWLASGKPDLSMIINGILAGLVAITAGCAGVTYLGAVIIGLIGGIIVVFSVYFFDSIRIDDPVGAISVHLVNGIWGTLAVGLFDQESGLFFGGGANQLIAQILGILTIGLWTVVLSTIFWYALKSIMGLRVTEEEELVGLDIGEHGMEAYSGFLKEAGGVAGSSVSSTAGSPGATTHY; translated from the coding sequence ATGTCTAAGAAACTGGACTTTAGAAGAAAACGGTTAAGAAGTCAGACTGAGCCGCTATTGGCGATCGGTTCTGGCTCTCTGCCAAATGTCAATGGGGCGTTTCAAACGCTGAAGAGGATTCTGCCTCAGCTATCTGCGAGTTGGCTCGCGTGTGTTCCTCTGACCGCCCTCATCGTTGGTGCGTGGAGTTTGGCAGCATCTGCCCAGGAGGAACCCCTGACTCCGGAAAGCGTTCAGGCGACGTTAGATAACATCTGGGTTCTCGTCGCAGCGATTCTGGTGATTTTCATGAACGCAGGGTTCGGCATGTTAGAAACCGGATTCTGTCGTCAGAAAAATGCTGTCAACGTTTTGTCAAAGAACTTGATTGTATTTGCACTGGCAACGATTGCGTATTGGGCGATCGGCTACTCCCTCATGTTTGGGGCACAAGGCAACGGCTTCTTTGGGGCTGGTGGTTGGTTCCTAACAGGAGATTCGGCCACCTATGGGTTGGAAGAAAGTACCTTGACCGTGCCTGTGTATTTCTTGTTCCAAGCTGCCTTTGCCGGAACGGCCGCCACGATCGTTTCTGGAGCGGTGGCGGAGCGCATCAAGTTCATCGACTTCCTCATTTTCAGCCTCCTGATTACGGGTATTTCCTATCCCATCAGTGGTCACTGGGTCTGGGGCGGTGGAATGCTCTCTGAGATTGGCTTTTTAGGCGGCACAGGTTTCTCAGATTTCGCTGGATCGACGGTGGTTCACTCGGTGGGCGGTTGGGCCGCCTTGATGGGTGCTGCCATCCTAGGACCTCGCATTGGTAAATATACCAATGGTCAGCTTTCGGCACTGCCCGGCCACAATATGAGCATTGCCACGTTGGGATGTCTGATCTTGTGGATCGGCTGGTTTGGATTCAACCCTGGCTCTGAGTTAGCAGCCAATGAAGCGGTTCCGTACATTGCTGTCACCACCAACTTAGCCGCAGCAGCGGGTGGAATTTCAGCGACTATCACGTCTTGGTTAGCTTCTGGTAAGCCTGACCTCTCGATGATTATTAATGGGATTTTGGCAGGTCTGGTCGCTATTACGGCAGGCTGTGCTGGTGTCACCTACCTGGGCGCTGTCATTATCGGCTTGATTGGCGGTATTATCGTTGTCTTCTCGGTGTATTTCTTTGACAGCATCCGCATTGACGATCCAGTGGGTGCTATTTCGGTGCACTTGGTCAATGGTATTTGGGGAACCTTGGCGGTTGGCTTGTTTGATCAGGAGTCTGGCTTGTTTTTTGGCGGTGGCGCGAACCAACTGATTGCGCAAATTCTTGGCATTCTGACGATCGGGCTATGGACGGTCGTGCTCAGCACTATCTTCTGGTATGCGTTAAAGTCCATCATGGGATTGCGTGTCACCGAAGAAGAAGAGTTGGTGGGCTTGGACATTGGCGAACACGGCATGGAAGCCTATAGCGGCTTTTTGAAGGAAGCGGGTGGCGTCGCTGGCAGTTCTGTTAGCTCAACGGCTGGCTCACCTGGAGCTACAACGCATTACTAA
- a CDS encoding SGNH/GDSL hydrolase family protein has product MRNKRSNYCSIDYRSIRQFKSRSVRFVANFVKFSPVMLQLRFLPSWVFLSLAANGLLLAALLGVSMQIRNSASLTPTTAPSDLNVNVSSTGATVKATTAQANLTTLTTSGHEIRPRPSLTYEQWQVLLAQEAEAVIEQKPEHLAILAGDSISLWFPQALLLNDRTWLNQSISGETSMGLLRRLSAFDRTDPDTIFIMIGINDLLRGFDQEAIVTNQQEIVRTLKASHPRAQIVLQSVLPHASEAATWEGRDRLLKLPNTRIQDLNRELEAVAQDEEVYFLDLYSLFADEQGNLRMELSTDGLHLNEQGYQTWSIALKVYNQEVLEPAITIYE; this is encoded by the coding sequence GTGCGAAATAAACGTTCTAACTATTGTTCTATCGACTATCGATCGATTCGACAGTTTAAAAGCCGTTCCGTTCGGTTCGTAGCGAATTTCGTCAAGTTTTCTCCTGTGATGCTGCAACTGCGGTTCCTGCCAAGTTGGGTGTTTCTCTCTTTGGCAGCGAATGGCCTACTGCTAGCAGCGTTACTGGGGGTGTCGATGCAGATAAGAAATTCTGCCTCGTTGACTCCAACAACAGCACCCTCTGACCTCAACGTTAACGTTAGCTCAACTGGGGCGACGGTGAAGGCAACAACAGCACAGGCGAATCTGACCACATTGACCACCTCAGGTCATGAAATCAGGCCCCGACCCTCGCTGACCTATGAGCAGTGGCAGGTGCTCCTAGCCCAAGAAGCGGAGGCTGTGATTGAACAAAAACCAGAGCATTTGGCAATTTTGGCAGGAGATTCTATTAGCCTCTGGTTTCCCCAAGCCCTGCTGTTGAACGATCGAACTTGGCTCAATCAAAGTATTTCTGGCGAGACTTCGATGGGTTTGTTGCGTCGGCTTTCGGCTTTCGATCGTACTGATCCAGACACTATCTTTATCATGATTGGGATTAATGATTTGTTACGGGGTTTTGACCAGGAAGCCATTGTAACCAATCAACAAGAAATTGTTCGCACCCTGAAGGCGTCCCACCCTCGAGCGCAAATCGTGTTGCAATCTGTATTGCCCCATGCTTCAGAGGCTGCCACCTGGGAAGGACGCGATCGGCTGTTGAAGCTACCGAATACTCGCATTCAAGACCTTAACCGCGAGTTAGAAGCCGTCGCACAAGACGAAGAAGTCTATTTTCTCGATTTGTACTCACTGTTTGCGGATGAACAGGGCAATTTGCGCATGGAACTGAGCACGGATGGGTTACACCTCAACGAGCAAGGCTATCAAACCTGGAGTATTGCCCTCAAAGTTTATAACCAAGAAGTGCTAGAACCCGCGATCACGATTTACGAATAA
- a CDS encoding cupin domain-containing protein — MALVKQVEVRLLDSIKSGMVEFYTPQASHETMLAQIPASTIDDLFVHHFQTDQLLVVRGSFVLVILQNREYHYIPLSDRQPKVVTIPPGIPHGAINLSQEPCLLVNAVLRHGPTYEKDYRPLRKPFPFDIAKARTLLTELALPVTA, encoded by the coding sequence ATGGCTTTGGTAAAACAGGTGGAGGTTCGCCTGCTGGACTCCATCAAGTCAGGCATGGTGGAGTTCTATACTCCACAAGCGAGTCATGAAACGATGCTAGCCCAAATCCCGGCCAGCACGATCGATGACTTATTTGTGCATCATTTCCAGACCGATCAACTGCTGGTTGTGAGGGGTAGCTTCGTGCTGGTGATTCTGCAAAATCGGGAGTATCACTATATTCCACTCAGCGATCGTCAGCCCAAAGTGGTGACGATTCCGCCGGGCATACCACACGGAGCCATCAACCTCAGCCAAGAGCCATGCCTGTTGGTCAATGCTGTACTACGACATGGCCCTACTTACGAGAAAGATTATCGTCCCCTACGCAAACCCTTTCCGTTTGATATCGCGAAAGCCCGTACTCTTTTGACCGAACTAGCGCTTCCTGTCACTGCCTGA